In Candidatus Omnitrophota bacterium, the following proteins share a genomic window:
- a CDS encoding aspartate kinase: MGKLIVQKFGGSSVANVERIQNVAKKVVSYKKKGYGLVVVVSALGDTTDELIDLAAKINTDPSEREMDMLLSTGEQISVALLAMAIHKLGYEAISFTGAQVGIITDANYTKARIIKINADKIETELKKGRIVIVAGFQGVTMEHNITTLGRGGSDLTAVALAKELKASECEIYTDVEGIYTTDPRIEPKAKKIRSITFDEMLEMASLGAQVMQPRSIEVAKKFNVPLHVRSSFSNKPGTLIIKEVNKMEEALITGVTLNKNEAKLTICDVPDKPGVAARIFNELSDGGVSVDMIVQNVSHTRKTDISFTIAKAHLAKAIKLTSKIAKAIEAGEVIKDEDIARVAIVGIGMKSHPGVAAKMFRTLAENKINIEMISTSDISISCIIEKKFAETAVKTIHAKFGLG; the protein is encoded by the coding sequence ATGGGAAAGTTAATAGTGCAAAAATTCGGCGGATCGTCGGTGGCGAACGTCGAACGGATCCAGAACGTGGCAAAAAAGGTGGTAAGCTATAAAAAGAAAGGCTACGGCCTGGTAGTGGTGGTCTCCGCCCTGGGGGACACTACCGATGAGTTAATAGACCTGGCCGCGAAAATAAACACCGATCCTTCCGAGAGGGAAATGGACATGCTCTTATCCACCGGCGAGCAGATATCCGTGGCGCTTTTAGCTATGGCCATACATAAATTAGGATACGAGGCGATATCATTCACCGGAGCGCAGGTCGGGATAATCACCGACGCCAATTACACCAAGGCCAGGATCATCAAGATCAACGCCGATAAAATCGAAACGGAATTAAAAAAAGGCAGGATCGTCATCGTGGCCGGATTCCAGGGCGTGACCATGGAGCATAACATAACCACCCTGGGCCGCGGGGGCTCGGATCTTACCGCCGTAGCCCTGGCAAAAGAACTGAAGGCATCCGAATGCGAGATATACACCGATGTCGAGGGGATATATACGACCGATCCGCGCATCGAGCCGAAAGCGAAAAAAATAAGGTCGATAACCTTTGACGAAATGCTGGAGATGGCGTCACTGGGCGCGCAGGTAATGCAGCCGCGCTCGATCGAAGTAGCCAAAAAATTCAACGTGCCTTTGCATGTGCGTTCGTCTTTTTCAAACAAACCCGGGACATTGATCATTAAGGAGGTCAACAAAATGGAAGAGGCGCTTATTACCGGCGTAACATTGAACAAGAACGAGGCAAAGCTGACCATCTGCGATGTCCCGGACAAACCCGGCGTGGCCGCCAGGATATTCAACGAACTGTCGGACGGCGGTGTAAGCGTGGATATGATCGTGCAGAACGTAAGCCATACCCGCAAGACCGACATATCGTTCACCATCGCCAAGGCGCATCTGGCAAAAGCGATAAAACTGACCAGCAAGATCGCCAAAGCGATCGAGGCGGGGGAGGTCATAAAGGACGAGGATATCGCCCGAGTCGCGATAGTCGGGATAGGGATGAAGTCGCATCCCGGGGTAGCGGCAAAGATGTTCCGGACTTTAGCCGAAAACAAGATCAACATAGAAATGATCTCCACATCGGATATCAGCATATCCTGCATAATCGAGAAAAAATTCGCTGAGACAGCGGTTAAAACGATCCACGCAAAATTCGGATTAGGTTAA